From one Rhodamnia argentea isolate NSW1041297 chromosome 1, ASM2092103v1, whole genome shotgun sequence genomic stretch:
- the LOC115747732 gene encoding pectinesterase-like, with the protein MKASKIVAATVSVLLVAGVCIGVLVSVKGKGGSGNGEGQISSSSKSVAAICAPTDYKEACVNSLSGVGKNESASPKDLIQAAIASTLEEVKAALNKSGSIGSSATGSSQKMAFEDCQDLLQFAVDELQSSFSMVGDSDLHTVNDRVAELQNWLSAVISYQQTCLDGVTDPDLQKQMSNGMLNATELTSNALAIVSAISGILTTFNIPLNNSATSRRLLEEPDAEDAGGHPSWWSHEDRKLMASQAKGQVRPNAVVAKDGSGQYSTIAAALAAYPKNNKGRYVLYVKAGIYNEYITVTKDQVNIFMYGDGPRKTMITGKKCNRDGVSTFRSASFSVIGNGFIGKSMGFQNTAGPEGHQAVALRVQSDMAAFFNCRMDGYQDTLYVQAHRQFYRNCVISGTVDFIFGDAAAVIQNSLIIVRKPMDNQQNTVTAQGRTDKHETTGLVIQNCRIVPEQKLYPVRLQIRSYLGRPWKQYSRTVIMESTIGDLIQPEGYMPWDGNFALDTLYYAEYANWGPGAATDKRVKWKGFHVITNRNEALQFTTGPFVQGNQWLRPTGMPYVLGFNGK; encoded by the exons ATGAAAGCATCCAAGATAGTTGCGGCAACAGTCTCGGTCCTGCTCGTCGCGGGCGTATGCATCGGCGTGCTGGTCAGCGTGAAAGGTAAAGGCGGGTCGGGAAATGGGGAAGGCCAGATTTCGTCCAGTTCCAAGTCCGTGGCCGCCATTTGCGCGCCGACGGATTACAAGGAAGCCTGCGTCAATAGCCTCAGCGGGGTGGGGAAGAACGAGAGCGCCTCACCCAAGGACCTGATTCAGGCCGCCATCGCGTCCACTCTTGAGGAGGTCAAAGCGGCGCTTAATAAGTCGGGATCGATCGGGAGCTCGGCCACGGGCTCCTCCCAGAAGATGGCTTTCGAGGATTGCCAGGACTTGCTGCAATTCGCCGTCGACGAGCTCCAGTCCTCTTTCTCCATGGTGGGGGACAGCGACTTGCACACTGTCAACGATCGGGTCGCGGAGCTTCAGAACTGGCTGAGCGCCGTGATTTCGTATCAGCAGACGTGTCTGGACGGCGTCACGGACCCGGATTTGCAGAAGCAGATGTCCAACGGGATGCTGAATGCCACGGAGCTAACAAGCAATGCCTTGGCAATTGTTTCGGCGATTTCCGGCATCTTGACCACCTTCAACATTCCTTTGAACAACAGTGCAACCTCACGCCGACTTCTCGAGGAGCCCGATGCTGAGGACGCCGGCGGACACCCTTCCTGGTGGTCGCATGAAGACCGGAAGCTAATGGCAAGCCAAGCAAAGGGCCAAGTGAGACCCAACGCGGTGGTGGCGAAGGATGGGAGCGGACAATACAGTACTATCGCTGCTGCACTCGCTGCATATCCCAAGAACAACAAAGGCAGATATGTCTTATATGTGAAGGCCGGGATATACAACGAGTATATCACGGTTACTAAGGATCAGGTCAATATCTTCATGTATGGAGACGgtccgaggaagacgatgatcaCAGGAAAGAAATGCAATCGAGACGGCGTATCCACCTTCAGAAGTGCTTCTTTCT CGGTGATCGGAAACGGATTCATCGGTAAGTCGATGGGGTTCCAGAACACAGCTGGCCCCGAGGGCCACCAAGCTGTGGCGCTCCGAGTCCAATCCGACATGGCAGCCTTCTTCAACTGCAGAATGGACGGGTACCAAGATACCTTATACGTGCAGGCGCACCGCCAATTTTACCGCAATTGCGTCATATCCGGCACCGTGGACTTCATATTTGGTGACGCAGCGGCGGTGATCCAAAACAGCCTGATCATCGTTAGGAAGCCCATGGACAACCAACAGAACACGGTGACGGCCCAGGGAAGGACGGACAAGCACGAGACCACTGGCCTCGTGATCCAGAACTGCCGCATCGTGCCCGAGCAGAAGCTCTACCCGGTGAGGCTACAGATTCGGTCCTACTTGGGTAGGCCTTGGAAGCAGTACTCGCGGACAGTCATCATGGAGTCGACCATAGGGGACCTGATTCAACCGGAGGGGTACATGCCCTGGGACGGGAACTTTGCGCTTGACACTCTATACTACGCCGAGTACGCAAACTGGGGCCCCGGCGCAGCGACTGACAAGAGAGTGAAATGGAAGGGCTTCCACGTGATAACGAACCGGAATGAAGCTTTGCAGTTCACGACCGGACCATTCGTGCAAGGGAACCAGTGGCTCAGGCCCACCGGCATGCCTTACGTGCTCGGATTCAACGGAAAATGA
- the LOC115747825 gene encoding 50S ribosomal protein L3-2, mitochondrial, protein MSALSRGLISRFRALSVLNPTSPSAEHLIRRFSAEALLAPDSARVIEAVSGVMGPVSKRTGIIAVKCGMTAQWDKWGARVPLSVLWVDDNIVCQVKTVEKEGIFALQIGCGQKKEKHLTKPEVGHFRSQGVPMKRKLKEFPVTEDALIPVGTSIGVRHFVPGQYVDIQGITMGKGFQGGMKRWGFAGMPASHGASLSHRSIGSTGQRDAPGKVFKGKKMAGRMGGKRRTVKNVFVYRIDPARNLMWVRGQVPGAEGNFVFIKDAVYKKPDASTLPFPTYFAAEDEDPTSLEPLMADLGEIDPFMVAD, encoded by the exons ATGTCGGCCCTCTCGAGAGGCCTCATTTCCCGCTTCCGAGCTCTGTCCGTCCTTAAcccgacctcgccttcggctgAGCACCTGATCAGGAGGTTCAGCGCGGAGGCCCTGCTTGCCCCGGACTCGGCTCGCGTGATCGAGGCGGTCTCGGGCGTGATGGGCCCCGTCTCGAAGCGGACGGGGATCATTGCGGTGAAGTGCGGGATGACCGCGCAGTGGGATAAGTGGGGGGCGAGGGTTCCATTGTCCGTGCTCTGGGTTGATGATAACATCGTGTGCCAGGTGAAGACTGTTGAGAAAGAAGGCATTTTCGCTCTACAG ATCGGTTGCGGgcagaagaaagagaagcattTGACGAAACCGGAAGTTGGTCATTTTAGATCTCAAGGAGTTCCAATGAAGAGGAAATTGAAAGAGTTTCCTGTGACAGAAGATGCACTCATACCTGTTGGTACGTCAATTGGTGTTCGCCATTTTGTCCCAGGACAGTATGTGGATATCCAAGGAATTACAATGGGCAAAGGATTTCAG GGTGGGATGAAAAGATGGGGATTTGCAGGGATGCCAGCTTCTCATGGTGCATCACTGTCACATCGAAGTATTGGTTCTACTGGTCAGAGAGATGCTCCTGGGAAG GTTTTCAAAGGCAAGAAAATGGCTGGTCGAATGGGTGGAAAGCGACGAACAGTAAAAAACGTGTTTGTCTACAGAATAGATCCCGCAAGGAACTTGATGTGGGTGAGAGGCCAA GTCCCAGGTGCAGAGggaaattttgtatttataaaGGATGCAGTGTACAAGAAACCAGACGCATCGACCCTTCCTTTCCCGACATATTTTGCGGCAGAGGATGAAGACCCGACAAGCTTGGAACCTCTGATGGCCGATCTTGGAGAAATTGACCCATTCATGGTGGCAGATTGA